One part of the Parasphingorhabdus sp. SCSIO 66989 genome encodes these proteins:
- a CDS encoding DUF6607 family protein, whose product MISFTSLLRQRPALLACAAALAASAPASVAWAQGAEPVMSAIDETMMAAFEADRADILAMAGDYKVRFDMQESTAWVEGYEPLDRKISGGHESVRIIEDTGTKIVLQHLLVVETPDGENFIVKHWRQDWEYQPEAMLVYSDTGEWSNEAISEEDRKGKWSQTVYQVDDSPRYAGIGEWKEEAGVRRWASNWTWRPQARRDAIRETPYDRYVGINRHSQMPGGWIHFQDNTKMGMVDGELKPIVQEYVLNTYTKFDDYDTAAADDYWKSTADYWEVVRAEWDKLLSNKGKIAVTEYGPTGTVISGELLEMGTKIHKGEMETAAAIIRAKELIGSDTLRLAAAKPIEEKASN is encoded by the coding sequence ATGATCAGCTTCACTTCCCTTCTCCGCCAGCGTCCAGCCCTGCTGGCCTGCGCCGCCGCGCTTGCTGCGTCGGCACCGGCTTCTGTCGCTTGGGCGCAAGGCGCTGAGCCTGTAATGTCGGCTATTGACGAGACAATGATGGCCGCTTTTGAAGCCGACCGTGCCGACATATTGGCGATGGCAGGCGACTATAAAGTGCGCTTTGACATGCAGGAATCGACCGCATGGGTCGAAGGTTATGAGCCGCTTGATCGCAAGATTTCCGGCGGCCATGAGTCGGTCCGCATCATTGAAGACACCGGCACCAAGATCGTGCTGCAACACCTTCTCGTCGTCGAAACGCCCGATGGCGAAAACTTCATCGTCAAGCACTGGCGTCAGGATTGGGAATATCAGCCCGAAGCGATGCTGGTCTATTCCGACACCGGCGAATGGTCGAACGAAGCGATCAGCGAAGAAGACCGCAAGGGCAAATGGTCACAGACTGTCTATCAGGTCGATGACAGCCCGCGCTATGCCGGTATTGGCGAATGGAAAGAGGAAGCCGGTGTCCGTCGCTGGGCCTCTAACTGGACCTGGCGCCCCCAGGCACGTCGCGACGCCATTCGCGAAACCCCCTATGACCGCTATGTCGGCATCAACCGCCACTCGCAAATGCCCGGCGGCTGGATCCATTTTCAGGACAATACCAAAATGGGCATGGTCGATGGCGAGCTGAAGCCGATCGTGCAGGAATATGTGCTGAACACCTATACCAAGTTCGACGATTACGACACTGCGGCAGCCGATGATTACTGGAAATCGACTGCCGATTACTGGGAAGTCGTCCGCGCCGAATGGGACAAGCTGCTCAGCAACAAGGGCAAGATCGCGGTCACCGAATATGGCCCGACCGGCACGGTGATTTCCGGCGAGCTGCTAGAAATGGGCACCAAGATCCATAAAGGCGAAATGGAAACTGCCGCCGCCATCATCCGCGCCAAGGAGCTGATCGGCAGCGATACCTTGCGCCTCGCAGCTGCCAAGCCGATTGAAGAGAAGGCGAGTAACTGA